One window from the genome of Salisaeta longa DSM 21114 encodes:
- the cas3 gene encoding CRISPR-associated helicase Cas3' has protein sequence MITHPWAKLKREDDQDKTSPVVDWHPLVAHSAEVAACLEMLLRHTKIGTRMAHLMKQDALTETQIQRFGALAALHDAGKMNQGFQNRAFGKQPTCDHVTPMVGMLDSEEHWNTIEAALQLSDMYSWFGDMWDTMGWLRTTWSHHGSLVEIKPPKKGLWPPKAMTRLSEVGSWAREWYPKAFGDALPFTQTEVQHLFNGALTLADWIGSDTTFFGFDATRIDPATAIEDAREEALMAFSELGLVLNTDVDASLSTILGGYEPYEVQEEVQCLPTSTDGTLSILESATGSGKTEAALGRYARLLKEGLVDSMYFAVPTRAAAKQLHERVKDARNVMFGTDHPPVHLAVPGYLKVDSTEGTRFGWQVRWDEDVDNRGWAVESSKRYMASPIAVGTIDQVLLTTLRVRHAHLRLAGLTRSFLVVDEVHASSTYMNELLHNVLTLHQQMGGHALLMSATLGSRARVAFTGEDPIPFKEAKKQHYPLVSHVNGGAIIDPKKPAPPTGDEKQVALDLVPLMRAPEAIARRAEAAASDGAHVLIIRNTVSECQRVFGEIDSQYVFTIPTENGPVHAPHHSRYCAHDRELLDEQIEHVYGKNEVDDRPTRPHDGGIITVATQTVEQSLDIDADLLITDLCPMDVLLQRIGRLHRHSRQGQRPEGYQAAQCVVLTPSQRSIAKTIDPKTGTGHPGPGLGSVYDDLRIVEATWRALEERNTISIPRDNRTLVEEATHPDVLSQIEQCDPRWEAHVTYLRTGRREEILGAKNAKLSWEKPFVDDANGFSGERFTTRLGEQDIVVALPAPMQTPFGQTVEEMTLSPYLFGPDQRPENGMATHVHPVPKGFGFTFADTPFTYTNCGIQKQSST, from the coding sequence CGAAGTGGCGGCCTGTCTCGAAATGCTGCTTCGGCACACCAAGATTGGGACACGCATGGCGCATCTGATGAAGCAGGACGCTCTTACGGAGACGCAGATTCAGCGCTTCGGCGCACTCGCGGCGCTGCATGATGCGGGCAAAATGAATCAGGGGTTTCAGAACCGCGCTTTCGGAAAGCAACCTACATGCGATCATGTGACGCCAATGGTAGGGATGCTGGACTCCGAAGAGCATTGGAATACGATTGAAGCTGCTCTTCAGCTTTCTGATATGTATTCCTGGTTTGGGGATATGTGGGACACAATGGGCTGGCTTCGCACCACGTGGAGCCACCACGGATCTCTTGTCGAAATAAAACCGCCGAAGAAAGGTCTGTGGCCTCCAAAAGCGATGACCCGATTGTCAGAAGTTGGAAGCTGGGCACGCGAATGGTATCCGAAAGCGTTTGGAGACGCACTCCCCTTTACGCAAACCGAAGTGCAGCACCTGTTCAACGGCGCGCTTACCCTGGCCGACTGGATCGGCTCTGACACCACCTTCTTCGGATTTGATGCGACACGCATTGATCCTGCTACGGCCATTGAAGACGCACGCGAGGAGGCACTTATGGCCTTTAGCGAACTCGGTCTGGTGCTGAACACTGATGTAGACGCTTCGCTGTCCACCATTTTAGGGGGGTACGAGCCGTATGAAGTGCAAGAAGAAGTTCAATGCCTGCCTACAAGCACAGATGGTACGCTCTCTATTTTGGAATCGGCCACCGGATCTGGCAAGACAGAGGCTGCGCTTGGGCGCTATGCCCGGTTGCTCAAGGAAGGGCTCGTCGACAGCATGTACTTTGCCGTTCCTACGCGTGCTGCAGCCAAGCAATTGCATGAGCGTGTTAAAGATGCGCGCAACGTGATGTTTGGCACTGATCACCCGCCGGTGCATCTGGCCGTGCCAGGCTATTTAAAAGTAGACAGTACAGAAGGTACGCGTTTTGGCTGGCAGGTGCGTTGGGATGAGGATGTGGATAATCGGGGATGGGCGGTAGAATCCAGCAAGCGTTATATGGCATCGCCCATTGCCGTAGGCACCATCGATCAAGTACTGCTTACCACGCTCCGTGTACGACATGCACACCTCAGACTTGCAGGACTGACGCGCAGTTTCCTCGTGGTGGATGAGGTGCATGCCTCCAGCACGTACATGAATGAATTGCTGCATAACGTACTCACGCTGCATCAGCAGATGGGCGGGCATGCACTGCTGATGTCGGCGACGCTCGGATCCCGTGCTCGCGTGGCCTTTACTGGTGAAGATCCAATTCCATTCAAAGAGGCAAAGAAACAGCACTATCCGCTTGTAAGCCATGTGAATGGCGGGGCTATCATCGATCCGAAAAAACCTGCACCTCCTACAGGCGATGAAAAACAGGTCGCGTTAGATCTTGTACCGTTAATGCGTGCTCCCGAAGCGATTGCCCGCCGTGCTGAGGCAGCAGCTAGTGATGGAGCCCATGTACTCATCATTCGAAATACTGTGAGCGAGTGCCAGCGCGTGTTCGGCGAGATCGATTCGCAGTATGTATTTACCATTCCGACGGAAAATGGTCCTGTTCATGCTCCGCACCATTCCCGCTACTGCGCGCACGATCGTGAGCTATTAGACGAACAGATCGAGCATGTCTACGGAAAAAACGAGGTAGATGATAGGCCTACGCGCCCTCACGATGGTGGTATCATAACCGTGGCCACGCAGACGGTTGAGCAGTCGCTCGACATCGATGCCGACCTGCTCATCACGGACCTCTGTCCGATGGATGTGCTCTTGCAGCGTATTGGGCGTCTGCACCGGCACAGCCGCCAAGGCCAGCGTCCTGAAGGTTATCAAGCGGCGCAGTGCGTAGTGCTTACACCCTCACAACGAAGTATTGCAAAGACGATTGACCCTAAAACCGGGACAGGCCACCCGGGTCCCGGACTGGGATCGGTGTACGATGACCTGCGCATCGTAGAAGCCACTTGGCGGGCGTTGGAAGAACGCAACACCATCTCTATTCCGCGTGATAACCGCACACTCGTCGAAGAAGCCACGCATCCCGACGTTCTATCTCAAATCGAGCAGTGTGATCCACGCTGGGAAGCGCACGTCACCTACCTGCGCACGGGCCGACGCGAGGAAATCCTCGGGGCGAAGAATGCCAAGTTGTCTTGGGAAAAGCCGTTTGTCGATGACGCGAACGGCTTTTCAGGCGAGCGATTTACGACGCGCCTTGGAGAACAAGACATTGTTGTGGCGCTGCCAGCGCCCATGCAAACACCATTCGGGCAAACGGTGGAAGAGATGACACTGTCCCCGTACCTGTTTGGGCCAGACCAGCGCCCTGAAAACGGAATGGCAACGCATGTGCACCCTGTCCCCAAAGGCTTCGGGTTTACTTTTGCAGATACCCCATTCACCTACACGAACTGTGGCATTCAAAAACAATCCTCGACATGA
- the cas7e gene encoding type I-E CRISPR-associated protein Cas7/Cse4/CasC, which yields MSNFFQFHLLTSYPGTLLNRDDAGFAKSLPFGNATRTRVSSQCLKYHWRKYEGKHAIRKAGDMAIRSRRTFRQKIADPLVEKGYDERLVAATVQGLSDILLSGDTSKGDIKDNVQPVLESDDPLGETELSQLVVLGQPEVRQIRKDAQAVLDRVAEADYNEDSVAQTRDAIADAIAVDELRSNLAALGNAMGIDAAMHGRMVTSDVMAQGDAAVHVAHAITTHAQQREDDYFTAVDDLQDETTGGTEAGSAHINVKQLTSGLFYSYVVVDLPLLVSNLEGCKREEWKEADPTLTKEVLRRFLHTITTASPGAKLSSTAPYARAEFVMVESGDEQPRTLANAFKKAVPAEGDVTEASIEALTSYAARMDDMYGAQEERICGTTSETDALPAERATLPEIADWIAAHVDRFYTNGTSS from the coding sequence ATGAGTAACTTCTTTCAGTTTCACCTGCTCACGTCCTATCCCGGCACGCTTTTGAACCGTGACGATGCCGGATTTGCAAAATCCCTTCCGTTTGGCAATGCCACACGCACCCGTGTCTCCTCGCAGTGCCTGAAGTATCATTGGCGGAAGTACGAAGGCAAGCATGCTATCCGTAAGGCGGGTGATATGGCCATTCGGTCGCGGCGCACGTTCCGCCAGAAGATCGCTGATCCGCTTGTCGAAAAAGGATACGATGAGCGCCTTGTGGCGGCTACAGTCCAAGGGCTGTCGGACATTCTATTAAGTGGAGATACGTCGAAAGGCGATATTAAAGACAACGTACAGCCGGTTCTTGAATCGGATGACCCACTGGGTGAGACCGAACTTTCGCAGCTTGTTGTCCTGGGCCAGCCAGAGGTGCGTCAGATTCGGAAAGATGCTCAGGCCGTGCTCGACCGCGTTGCAGAAGCAGACTACAACGAAGACAGCGTCGCTCAAACTCGAGATGCTATCGCAGATGCAATCGCTGTCGATGAGTTGCGTAGCAACCTCGCCGCACTGGGAAACGCCATGGGCATCGACGCGGCCATGCATGGGCGTATGGTGACCAGTGACGTGATGGCCCAGGGCGATGCAGCCGTACACGTAGCACATGCCATCACGACTCATGCCCAACAACGTGAAGACGATTACTTCACCGCCGTCGACGATCTACAAGACGAAACAACCGGCGGTACTGAAGCCGGAAGTGCGCACATCAACGTAAAGCAGCTTACCAGCGGGCTCTTCTACAGCTATGTGGTGGTCGATCTGCCGCTGTTGGTGAGCAATCTGGAAGGATGCAAGCGCGAAGAGTGGAAAGAGGCTGATCCCACCCTCACCAAAGAGGTGCTCCGGCGTTTCCTGCATACCATTACGACTGCTTCGCCGGGTGCTAAGCTTAGTTCAACGGCCCCGTACGCTAGAGCCGAGTTCGTAATGGTGGAGAGTGGCGACGAACAGCCACGCACCTTGGCTAATGCATTCAAAAAAGCTGTACCTGCCGAGGGCGATGTCACCGAGGCAAGCATCGAGGCACTCACCAGCTACGCCGCACGCATGGATGATATGTACGGCGCGCAGGAAGAACGCATCTGTGGGACGACATCCGAAACAGATGCGCTGCCTGCTGAAAGGGCGACCTTGCCCGAAATTGCCGACTGGATTGCTGCACACGTCGATCGCTTTTACACAAACGGGACGTCCTCATGA
- the casB gene encoding type I-E CRISPR-associated protein Cse2/CasB, with amino-acid sequence MEPNPTPTTETPTSHTTQLYERYVELPSGEQAELRRGTTGAAFWRLLRTIGKHNARKDDLRNWQLLIQCIAIAGHSEKPPLGKALKQAGYSEARLKRLLEADDDLLPGILRRTARQLKSSGHTGNWNIIRRILFDHKGAGDDARLQLAQDYFTYIPDDDTSDADTSNQDTPQHR; translated from the coding sequence ATGGAACCGAATCCAACGCCAACGACCGAAACGCCGACAAGTCACACCACGCAGCTGTATGAGCGATACGTTGAACTGCCATCGGGCGAGCAAGCTGAACTCCGGCGCGGAACGACCGGCGCTGCGTTCTGGCGACTGCTTCGCACGATTGGCAAGCACAACGCCCGCAAAGACGACCTGCGCAACTGGCAACTGCTCATTCAATGCATAGCCATTGCCGGACATTCCGAGAAACCGCCACTCGGCAAGGCGCTCAAGCAAGCCGGGTACTCTGAGGCCCGACTCAAGCGCCTACTGGAAGCCGATGACGACCTGCTCCCCGGCATTCTGCGCCGCACGGCCAGACAGCTCAAGAGCAGCGGTCATACGGGTAACTGGAATATCATTCGTCGCATCCTCTTCGATCATAAGGGCGCAGGCGACGACGCACGGCTTCAACTTGCGCAGGACTACTTTACCTACATCCCTGACGATGACACGTCAGACGCTGATACTTCGAATCAAGACACCCCCCAACACCGATGA
- the cas5e gene encoding type I-E CRISPR-associated protein Cas5/CasD — MTYSILRFDAPMMSFGAPIVSEEGLIQPFPALSMMTGMLANALGYDRREPEKHERLQRGLSYAVREDMPGEKIVDYQTADLGHPHLQAKSKGGSVAWTTWGTLDQRGSGNTATTNIRNREYWAGAVYTVALNVQHLAAEQIEAALRKPERPLFIGRQPCLPGVRMYQGTVEAERPQEALADEETFATDEEGTRLMPKRLWYACDADTSGNVMPVTDARDWTNQIHVGERFICEKAMPKRWLTAIDALSQRST; from the coding sequence ATGACCTACTCCATACTCCGATTTGACGCACCCATGATGAGTTTTGGCGCGCCGATTGTCAGCGAGGAAGGACTCATTCAACCGTTTCCAGCCCTGTCCATGATGACTGGGATGCTGGCGAACGCATTGGGGTACGACCGTCGCGAACCCGAAAAGCACGAGCGTCTACAGCGTGGTCTTTCCTATGCCGTGCGCGAGGATATGCCTGGCGAAAAGATCGTGGACTATCAGACTGCAGATCTGGGCCACCCCCATCTGCAAGCAAAAAGCAAAGGAGGAAGTGTCGCATGGACAACATGGGGTACATTGGACCAGCGCGGAAGCGGGAATACGGCTACTACCAATATCCGTAACCGCGAATACTGGGCAGGAGCTGTGTATACCGTCGCGCTTAATGTACAGCACCTTGCTGCTGAGCAGATTGAAGCTGCACTCCGGAAGCCGGAGCGCCCGCTCTTCATTGGGCGCCAACCATGCCTTCCGGGTGTGCGCATGTATCAGGGCACAGTGGAAGCCGAGCGGCCTCAAGAGGCTCTCGCAGATGAAGAGACATTTGCAACCGATGAGGAAGGCACCCGCCTGATGCCTAAACGCCTTTGGTATGCCTGCGACGCAGATACATCTGGCAATGTCATGCCGGTGACCGACGCCCGCGACTGGACGAACCAGATTCACGTTGGCGAACGGTTCATTTGTGAAAAGGCAATGCCGAAGCGCTGGCTCACCGCCATCGACGCACTATCTCAACGATCAACCTGA